CTCTTGTAGGCCAAGCCAACACCGGCCTCCCGTTTGGGTGACTACCCAGCAGCACCATCTCCAGTCTCCATATGACAGCCTCATAGACCCATGGCTCCTTGTGGCTTTAAGAAAGGATTCAGGCATAAATGCCTACAGGAGCTGGGTGGCTTGATGCAAGGGGAAAAGCCCAGCGCCGGTGAGGGGACACAGGCCAACGGGCACTTTGGCTCAGAGCTGAGCTTCGAGGTGGGGCAGGAGTTGGTGGGAGATTGTAGAGTGTGTGCTCAGTCTGAAGACAACAATGGTTACCCAGCTTTGGGAGAGTAGAGGCTGGGTTGCTAGATCTTGCAAATTTTTCAGAAGTTCCATTAGTTAATTATGCAAAATCTTTTGATTTCCCAATGTTGGCAACTAAgtcaaactttattattattttttaaatgcatgggcTAAACGAAGGCTGTCAGTGGCCTGTATCCAGCAGCTGCCGGCCTCCGGCCCCCAGCATCATCCAAGCTTCACTATTTGGAATCCAAAGCCCTTCAGGATCCAGCATCCCATGCCTCAGCCTCTCGGGCCACACTCAGCTTTGAGGTTCTCAATCGGGTTTAGTTAGATACACTAAATCCTCCACCTAGAGTTCTTTGCCCATGTCACCTGGCAGGCTTCTGTGGCTTTTGTTATTGTTTGAGTAtcacttcctcctccaggaagcccccagCTCTAAGAAAGTGACTCCTCCATGCTCCCAGTGCCCAGTGATCATTCCATGTGCTTTTTATGGTGCTGCCCCTGGGGACGCTGGCACCAGGTGTGTCTCATGCTGGGTCTTCAGCACTAGCCTGCGTTGGTCACACTAGGCTGCTGCCCTCGTGGGGGCCAAACCGGACCCGCCCAGGCAGTGCCCCTGAACCAGCTCTGTCTTCAAGTTTCAGTACCGACAGCACCGTGGGCCCACACATTCCCAGTTCTCCCACGGATCTGCCAGGTGTCCTCAGAGCCGCTTTCTTTTCCAGGACCTCAGCCCCCTCTTCTGACAGATGGGAGAACTAAACGCACATCGAAGGGCACATGGCTGGCTGCTCCAACAATGGCAATGAGGGCTGTGGAAGGGCTTTTGAAGCGCCTCCAAATTATCCTGGAGGGACGGGTGCGGCGGGGGTTCTTCTCTTCCACCTTACTCGAGGGCAAGAAGCATGTCCGGTTTGTGTGTCCCCAGTGTCCAATGAAGGACCCAGACAACAGGGGCCTCGGGAAATGCTGGCCAAGCAAACAACTGCCGAAAACATCTCGAAGGGGAGGAGTCTGGGTACGCTGTCGGTTTCTGAGAACAAAACTTACCGGTCTtgttcatctccctctgctcaaGGTGCAGACTACAGCTTGGGTATGATAAATCCTCAGCAATTCCCAGCTGAACGAGGCAAAGCAGGTAGCGTGAGCACGAGGCGGAGAGGGTGTTTGGGGAATCAAAAACCCTGGGAGACAAAATTTCTCAACTTTCCGTTTGTCAGTGCTTAATCCCCTCCCTGGGATGCAAGAAAGGACTGCAGCAGCCCTGTtggtaagatttatttttctccgCTCTGTACAAGCCGcgtctgccccccgcccccacccccacaatccAAAAGAGCACCCAGTCCCCTTGTGCCCTCTCGGCTCCACTCATACTCCACCTTCCAGCCAGATCCCAaaggaatggggaggggcagctcAGACCCACATCCTCCACCAAAGCTTATTGGGGGACAGAATGAGGAAGGTTACAAAACGGGGGTTGGGTGGAGAATCAAGTTCAGTGGCTGGCAGGGTGAGAGGAGGGCCAGACAGGTTCAGGATGGGAGCGATCCAGTCTTGAGTCTGTAGGGCATGGGCCATAAGGGAGGCTAGTCTGTCTGAAGTCCTGAAGGATGGCCGGGGCCACAGCGAGGAGGGGTAAGAATCTGATCAGCAGCTGGGGAGGGGTGAGTGTGGGAGGGGACATCTGATTGGAGCCGCGAAGGGAACCCCTCCCTCCTGGTCAGGCATCCTTTCCCGCCAAGGTGCCCGCCCCTGCCCCAGGACCCCCCAGGCCCTCAGCTTTGTGGGCCAGCCGGTGTTTCTTGAGGCCGTAGGTGTTGGCAAAGCCCTCGCCACAGGAGGAGCAGCGGAAGGGCCGGCCGCCCTGGTGGGCCGCCAGGTGCTTACGGAAGTAGCCAGGGTCTTTGAAGGCCTTGAGGCAGGCCGGGCAGCGGAGCTCAGGCCGCGGGGGCTCGTGGGCGCGCTGGTGGCGCAGCACCGAGCTCAAGTAGAAGAAGCCCTTCCCGCAGTGCTCGCAGCGGTAGGCTCGCTCCCCCAGGTGCAGCCGCTGGTGCTCCAGCAGGTTAGAGCGGTAGCGGAAGGTCTTGCCGCAGGCGCCGCAGCGCTGGGGCCGGGCCACAGCATGCAGCCGCCGATGCTCCGCCAGGCTGGAGGACTGCGCGAAGCGCTTGGCGCAGACGCCGCACTTGAAGGCTCGCTCGCCGGTGTGCACCACACGATGCTGCCGCAGGTACCAGGAGCGCAGGAAGCCTCGGCCACACACCCCGCACCGGTAGGGCCGCTGCTCAGTGTGGCAGCGCTGGTGGCGCATCAGCAGGGCCGCCTCCCAGAAGCGCTTGCCACACACCGGGCAACGAAAGCCCCGCTTCTGCCGGTGGCTGCGGCGGTGCAGGAGCAGGTCGTAGGCCCCCGCGAAGCTCTGGCCGCAGAGGCCACAGCCTAGGGTCCGCCGCACCAGGTGCACGTACTTGTGAGTCACCAGGCCCAGGAAATGCTTGAAGCTCTGGCCACACGTGGCACAGCTGAAGCGCTCAGGGCCTGAACTggcccccccactgcccccagccaCCGCTGTCCCGCTGGTGTCGTCAGCCCCGGACACCCCGGCCAGAGCAGCCACAGCTGCCCCGACCTCTCCCGCCAGGCCGTTGTCCAGCACACTGGCTGCATCGGCGCTGCCGGAGccatcctggggctgggggccgcCGGGTGCTGGCGGGAGCAGGCGCTCGGGGGCTGCCTGGTGGACCAGCTTGTGCCACATGAGATTCTCAATGAAGCCGAAGGTCTTGCCGCACGCGTCACAGCCATAGGGCTTCTCTGCCATGTGAGCCTCCTTGTGGCTCATCACGTGGAAGAGGTCGGGGAAATGCTCGCCACAGTCCGAGCAGGCGTAGCTCAGTGCATCGGCGGCCCCCGCAGAGGTGGCCGAGGCGCCCGGCCCACAGGCCCCTGGCGTGCCCTGGGTGGCCGGGAGGCCAGCAGCCCCAGCCAGGGCGCAGGGCAGCTGGAGCCGGTGCACCTGGCGGTGGCGGGTGAGGCTCTGTGGGTAGCCAAAGACTTTGCCGCAGAGCTCACACTTGTAGGGCCGCTCACGGGTGTGCACCACGTGGTGCTTGCTCAGGTGGAAGGACTCCCGGAAGCGCTTCCCGCACACGGGGCACTGGTGGGGCTTCTCGCCCGTGTGGATGCGCTCGTGGCGCTTCAGAGTCTCGCGCCGCCCGAAGCCCCGCCCACAGATGCCACAGCAAAAGGTCTTTCCAGGCACGCTGGCGCCAGAGCCCCCCGCCCCGCTGGTCCCAGCCCCGCCGAGCAGCAGCGGGTGCGCCCCCAGCAGCGGGACTGGCACGGCGCCGTAGACCActgccgccgcggccgccgcggcCTTCTCACTGTCCGTGGCCTGAGGGTCAGGGGGCAGGAGGTAGGGGCCCGCAGGGAAGGCCGGCGGGGGCTGCGGGACCGAGGCCGCGGCGTCCTTGGGCGCGTCAGGGGCGGCAGGCGGGGCGTGCGCCGCCTTGTGCCGGAGCAGGCTCTGGGGCGCAGAGTAGGATTTGCCGCACAGGTCGCAGGGGTACACGGGCCGAGGCCCCGCCGCGCCCGCACCCGCGTGCGCCGCCTGGTGCTTGAGCAGGTAGGCGGCGTCGCGGAAGGCCTTCCCGCAGACGCCGCACGGCAGGCGCAGGAGGTCAGCCGAGTGCGTCTTCACGTGCCGCTTGAGGCTCTCCCTGCGGTTGAAGCTCTTACTGCACACGGAGCAGGAGAAGGGCTTCTCGCCGGTGTGGATGATCTGGTGCTGGTGCAGGTGGCTGGGCTTCTTGAAGACCTTCCAGCAGAGCGGGCAGGCAAACGGGCCCTCGCCGCCCCCAGACGCGGGAGGGGGCACGCCCACCCCGGCAGGGGCACCAGTCCCTTCCGCGGCGGTGGCGGCCCCGGTTGCAGCTCCGGCGGCAGAGGCAGCAGCGGCTGGGGGCGGCGCGGGCGGGCCGGAGGAcactggggtgggggcggtggtggggggcGCGCCGGCTACTGGCGCGGGCAGGCCCAGCGGTGGGAGCGGCGCCCCCGGCTGCGGTGGGCCCCCGGCGGCGGGCGGCACGTCCTTGTGGCAGCGGCGGTGGCGGATGAGGCTGGAGACGTGGTTGTAGGTGCGGCCGCACACGCCGCACTCGTACGGCCGCTCCCCCGAGTGCACCAGCATGTGCTGGACCAGGTGCGAGGACTGCTTGAAGGACTTCTGGCACACACCACACGGGAAGCGTCGCTCCATCAGGTACTTGAGCCTGCGGAAGTAGCCCTTGTCGTCCTTGCTCGGGTCGCAGGCTGCCCCCGTGGCAGGTCCCGGTGGGGTCTGGGAGGGGGCTGGAAGAGGCCCTGGCGTGCCGGTGGGGGACGCGAGCCCCGGTGTCACCCCCGGCCCAGAGGCGGGCCCTCCTCGTTTCAGGTTCCCAAAAAGGTGCTGGTGTCCAGAGAGGTCGACGATGCCCCACTGCGGGGCGGGGAAGGCAGCATCAAatagggggggcggggggggcccGAAGGTGGGTGGCAGGGGCGGGTCGGGCTTCTTGgcctgggaggaagaggaggaagaggacgaCGAAGACGACGAGGATGACGACGAAGACGGCGCCTCTGCCTTGGGTTTGAAGGTGGACTGGGGCGGGTAGTCGTACTGGGGCggagggggctggggcgggggctggggcggCGGCCCGGGGGCGCAGGGCAGCGCAGCCACCGCCTTGGCGTGCTCCCCGTAGAGCTCCATGGGCTCAAAGCGCTGGTGGTTAAGGAACTCCAGAAAGTCGAAGGGGTAGCTCTGGAAGTGAACCCCGTCCTCGCCCCCTATGCcgctgcccccaccacccccagcggCACTGCCTGCTGAGTTTGCCTCCATCTTGGGCAGGGTGGGCGACGGGAGACCCTGCAGAGAAGAGGATGGGATTGAGCAAACAGGTCTGAGCGCCCCAGCCGTTGGCGCTGGAGGAACGTGGCCAAGCGCCGGGGCACACTCCATCTTCCAGCCTTGTCTTTCTCCTGCCCTGTCCCTACACCCCAACAGGGTGGGCTCCTCTGCAGCTGCACAGCCGcctcctttctgtttcctctttgctCCTCCTCTCCCATCCCTTCCATTTTCCCCTTGTTTCTGAGGTCTTCACACATTCTTTctacccctccccagccccatccctaGGGCTCCCTGCAGACcctcagctccccacccccaatctcaTTCTCctggcatccctggcctctggtcacAGACCGCGGGCAAACTCTCTGGCCTCAGCACTGTGCCCTATCCTCTTCTCCAAAACACACACATGAGCCCTGCCCTCAATCCCCTCAACttttaattctataaaataataaaagagggtggactctggagccagaatgcaaGGCCGACTCTGAGCCCCACCACACCGCAGCTGGGTGACCACAGGCAAGTGTCTGAACCCCTCTGTGCCTGGCTTTCCTCATCTACAAATGAGAGGTGACAAAGCACATCCCTCCATCCCAAGGCTAATGGGGGCATCCAACCAGCACACCCAGGCATGGCCTTCGGACGGAAGCTCCAGGCACCACACGGGCCCTGGGAAAGTGGAGGGCATTCTACAGAGACCACTCTCGCTGCCGCTAGTGGTGACAGAAAGTCCCAACAAACCAAGACAACGGGAATGAAATCAGTATTGGGGGCCTGTTCTTTTACTACAAGGTGGGACGCAGAGTGTGTTTGCCTGGAGGAAACAAGTTACAGCAGGAGGACAGGCGGTGAGAGGGAAGGCAGCCTGACACAGCGGAAAATACATGCACCCTGCACCTGGGCAGACCCGCGTTCAAGGCCCACTCCTTCCCCATCCACACTTTCTCCATTTCCAAAAGGGGCAGCAATCCCTGAGGCTGCCAGGGACTCAAGGGAGCTCACCTAGGATGTAAGGAAACACTTAGCTTTCAGTCCCCAGAACTATCTGTACCTTCAGGCCATCACACACCTGGGAAGAGCCGGACAGCAGACGCCCGAGGAGCGCAGTTCCTGTCCTCAACCCCCGCGGGGGCAGGGACCCTCCTGCAATGGCAGTCACTCTCTGGGCACCTCCTCTACCGTACttttcattccagatggcagCTGTCCATGTCTGCATCCCCTACTCACACCTGAACCTCCGCTCCCACGATTAATTTTGAACCTGAGCCACGCAGGGCCTGGGGAACGCCTCCACCAAATCAGTGCAGACCCAGTGGAGAGAAGGGCCCCCAATGTGGTATGCTTCGTGGCCATAATCCCTGGCCCCCGGGGgcctggctctgtgcccagcccACAGAAGGGGTCCTTGGCGACTACCACGGCCAGGGCCCATCAGCCCCCATCCATCCAGCTGGCTCTCTCCCCCAACAGGTGAAAGGTGAGTGTCTCCTCCACTCCCCTCGCCAAGAGGTCGATATTTTTAGCATCTAGCTCTGGGTGTCCTTGGACGAGACTCAACTGCCCATGCCCTTCACACCCCCTCTAGTTCATCTGATCTCCAGAAGGAACAAAGGCAAGGCTGGAATGGTCGTGGAGGCCTGTGGGTGACACCTAAATCCAGGAGACCAGGCTAGGCAGTCCAGGTGGGCACAGAGCAGCACGCGGTAgaatggagggggtggggagccaaGTGTCTTAGGAAAGAAGCCACCGCCTCAGCTCACCTCCCCCCAGAGTACATATTATTAAGAGGCAATGTTGCCTGGGCATTTCCTATAGGTCCAATGTGTTCCAAGCCCACTACACATGCTAACTCAATCCCCACAAACCTGTGAGACTATGACATAGGAACTACTGTTATCCCCATTCAATAATAGGGATATTACACAAAAGCACAGACAAGTcaagagacttgcccaaggtcacagagcaagccTGTGGCTcgacccaccccctcccctcacagGGTTGTTTTTCTAGGTTGCTAAGGTGGACAAAGGTGGGGTGCAGCTGTGGGGGCAGGAGCCGTATTTGGGGGTGTTCTCTAGGTTATGAGAGGTtatgccaggggctgggagggaggggaagggggtcaCTGTCTCAAACAGATGGAGCAGCGATGTGATGAGACTGTTCCCCAGATCTCAAGGTTCCGACCTGTGCCTGTCTGCTTTGGGCCTCTGCTCAGATGTCACGCCTACCCTGTCCTCCCTAACACTGCATCTTGTAGCACATTCCTGCACTGTCCCTGCCGTGACCTGCTGAGTATATTTCCTTCACCTCATGTTTACCAAAGACGATGCGGATTTGGCCTGTCTTGTTCACCGCTGTGGCCCCCCAGCACCAAGCACATCACCCAGCACGGCGTGGTTGCTTGGTAAGTATTTGCCGATATGTAGGAACTAAGCACACCCTCCGAAGTCACCAGTGGTTCCACAGAGAAATCTCAGGGAACCCCAGgggagtaaaaatgaaaacacaacctaccAAAACTTCGTGAAGATGCAGCTAAAGCAGGGCCCAGAGGTAAACTGCTAGCCTCTATTCGTAAACGCCTGTTGAATAAGCGAAGGGAGGAGACTGAGCTGCCTAGAACTCcctgaggaagggaggggggcagtTAGCAGAGATGGAGGTGACATGGTGGGGTGGTCCCCAGAAGAGGGAATTCGAAGGGCAGGGATGTTCTAAGGAGCATCCGACCCAAGGGCCAGTGGAAAAATGCCCAAGAGTGGCGGCTGTGAGGAGCAGGTAGTAGTACTGGAGGGCAGAACCACTCAGGCTCACCGTATTTCCACTGGGCAACAGGAGGCGTTTCCTCTCCAAGCCCTCAATTAGTGTCTAAGGAGCGGCGAGTCATGGGAGGGTTTTGTGTGGAGAGCGGCAtgactgggggttgggggggagcccCCGCAGTCCTAATCAGAACGGCTATGTTTACTGTTCAACTAGTCTGAGCTGTAGCATCACCCCGAGGCCTCACAGTGGTCCTGCACTACTGCTGGGGCCACTTTCTAAGTGGGGAAACTGGCAGGGGGGTGCAGGGGGTCATTTCCCCAAGGTCACGCAATCAGTAAAGGGGAAAGCACATATTGGATTCCAGGTCTTTCTGATACCAGGACCTGTGGGCCATTCTGTTGCACCAGAGTTGACTTGTGAAAAGTCTAGCCTGTTAATAACAGTAACAGTGACACAGAATGACACGGACCGTGAAGTGCTTTCCGTGGGCCAAGCTGTTCTAAACCCTTTACATATGTTGACTCAGTGAGTCTTCCTGATAACTCAAGAGCATGATTACCGTTATTAACTCTGTTTCACAGAAGAAGAGACTGAGGGCTACAGAGGTCAACAAATCCCCTAAGGTCACCCCAGTAACAGGCTGTAGCAGAGCCAGGAACTGAAGGAATGGGGTTTGAGAGTGTTACCCACGACAGCATGCCGTCCTTCACTATTCGCTCTCCGAAACAAGGGAAGGCCCCCACTCCATCTTATACTAGAAATAGACTCCACCCCACTGCCATGCCACCTGGCCCCAGAACTAGCCACCAGCATTTACTGAACACCAACAGGCACTGTTACTAGGTGCCTTATGGCTCTTGTCTGAGACTTCATAACAGGTTCATAAGATAAGCACCGCTATTACTCATTTAATAAACAGGAGGACTAAAGCCAAacttgtccctctcctgctcaGACCCTGCAGTGACATCCATCTCACTCAAAGTCAAAGTCTTTATGATGACCTGCATAGACTCCACGGCCACCTGGCTGCTCCTCCAATGTGCCAAcattcctgccccagggcccttgcacaggctgttccttctgcctggaatactCTGATTGTTATTTatacacctctctctctccccctcacctccTCCATGTCTCTGTTCAAATGCTGTCTCCTTGGTGATGCTCTCCATGACCCCTGTATCCTATCATTCAGACCAACATTCCTGCTCTTCCCAGCCTGCTGCATTTCTGTCTTTCCCTGTCAGCATCACCTAATAAACCAGATATTCTGCTTGACTTGTTGTCAGCCTCCCCCTGGAGAAGGTGGGCTCCCAAGATCGAGAAAAATGTCAATCTCTGAAAATATACATGAACTAAGTGAATGAATAGGGCTCGGAAAAGAGAACGTGGTTTGTCCAGATATGTGAGCACTGGAGGAATGCAggactcacccccccccccaaccacttCACTCTTAGTGGGGAGCTGGAAAGAGCAGCCCCTTGGCTGCTTGGCCACTTCGCCACAGTTGTCCAGGAGGAACGAGGTTCACACACAGCTGTAACTTTTTGGTGTGTGGCATTTTGAAGCAACAGGATGACCATGGGAATCTTTTGAAGGAGGCCTTCTTGCCCTCTCCCCTGCAACTATACCCTGTCTGCTACATTTTCTTCACataggtattttgttttttaattgtccCATGAACTAGCATAGGCACTCCAGAAGGGCAggaatttttgtctattttgttctcTACTGCATCCCTAGCCATTCTGTTGCACCAGAGTATAAGAGGTCCTCATCAAACACTTgtggaacaaatgaatgaatgaacaaatgaagaccAATTTGGGCTTGGTAGAGATGACAAAGGCCAGATAATTGATCACAACGCCCTTACCCCCAAGGCCCTGTGGGATCAAACCCTTTCTCTCCTCGTCCTTCTCTTCAGTTTCTCTGCTCCAACCTCACAGGCCTCACCTGGTGCTCTTCCACTCACCATGATCCCagccacctcagggcctttgcacttgctattctgGCTCCCTGAAACAGTCCACCCAGATCTTTACATGGCTAAGTCACCTCTGCTAATTCAGGTTTCACCTCTGAAGCAGCCCACTGGGCTCTGGGAGAACCCAGAAAACAGCATTTCTCTGATTCACTCATTTTTTAACCCTCTCCTCAAACTGTAAACCCACAAAATGAATGACTGTGTGTATCTCTCGCCTTCACCTGTGTATGCCCTGTACCTACAACTCTGAATTCATGTATGAATTAATCAGCCAATCAATGCCTAGGTAGAACAGGTCAGGCCACAGGGAGGCTGGGGGTCTCCTCTACGTGTCCAGGAAGATGAAATGGAGCTGGGcaagaagtggcaggcagagagtccTTAGGGCCAGCGAAAGAGGTGCAGCCTGAGGGACAGCCTCAGTGTGGGGCACTGTTCTGTGGGATCAAGGGCTGAAGACAGGGGCTGccccaggtgggggaggggagggaggcggggCACAAGCATTTCAACGGAGCCTGGGGCCCAACCGGCAGCGATTTCTACCTGAAGGGGGAGAGGATGTGGGTGTGAGAGCAAAACTCTAGAGGGAGCTGTtctctggggggcaggggggggcgcggggcgcggggcgctgGCAAGGGGTATTCTCAAGACCTACAGCGGGTGGCGGGGGTGCTGCACAAGGACAAAAAGGCATTCTGGGCTGCAGACCAGAACAGAAAGTATTTTTACACGAggagggggcgggcggggggtgcAGGACGCGGGGGCTGTGGTGTGTGCACAGAGATCGGGCAGTCCCGCAGCACAGCACTAGCGCAACCCTCTGGAGGCAGCCGGTGGGGGCTACTAACGGAGGGTGGGAGGGCAGTGTTGGGGCGTTCGGGGGCTGTCCTACAGGAGGCAACGACGGGGGTTATGCACAGGCGAGCCTCTGAGAAAGCATTAGTGGGGGCCCTGGCAGCAGTTTCGGGGCTCGCCGCAAACGAGGGCGCTGTGGCAGCTGTCGTGCGTGGGGGCGTTAATGGGGCAGATGTCTGGAGAGGTCTCACGGGCGACCAGTGACTGGGGACCCCTGGCGAGGGCCCGGCGGGAGAGGCATGGACGGGGACGTTCTGCGGACCAGAGCCGGCCAGGGCGGGACCCCCCGCCCCCGTTGCCCCCCGGCCCCCGGGCCACGCGCCCCGTCACTCACCGGCGCAGGGGTCTCCGCCGGGAGGAGGCCGAGGAGGCGGAGGAGGCGCCGCCGCTCCGGGGAGACCCGAGGGCCCGACCGGAAgtgccgccccctccccctccccggcaGCCCCGcaccgcccgcccgcccgcccgcccggaAGCGGAAGTCGCGCCCGTCTCCGAGGCGCCGGCGTGGAGGAGCGGAAAGAGGGGGCGGTGGCGGCGACCGGGAAGGGGAACTGCGCCTGCGCACTGGCTCGGGGACGCGGACGGGGATAGCCTAAGCCGCTTCCGGTAGCCGAGCTTAGCAACGTGCGCGTGCGCCCAGAGTGTCCGCCTCCTAGGGCACCGCCCACACGCTCCAGACGTCTGGTGAAGACACGCCTCTCGGCATGCGCCGAACCACGCCCATTTTCTGGCTTAATTACTTAAGCCCCACCCACTGCCTCAAATATCTAACCTCCTCGCCCAGGCGCCGATTGCTTCTCCTGCTCTTCCAGACCTATGGGTCCTCAAGGgctgcccttctccctcctcagccTCAGCTCTTTCTTCTAAACCACCCTTTCAGAGGTCTTTAGGCTGCACCAAGCCCCCCGCGTcagccccgccccttccccctAAGCCCCTCAGACTCCGGGGTTTCCCTTCCTTACTCCCTTCTTAGGTACGCCCTTTCGCTCCCCTAGGCCTGATTAAGTCATGTCCATCTCTCAGCTCCCGCCTCTCGTAACACCTTGCTCTCCTGAAGTTTCCCCTTGaaacctctcctctcctcctaaTAAATCTGACTCATTACTTCTAAATCGCTCCCACCTTCTGCCTGCCAACCCCTAAAGCAATCCGAGCCCCACCCTAGTTCTCCGCACCTTCCCCTAGGCTCCGCCTACAACCCTCACATACTGCCTTTCCCTcggtcccagccctgcctcctgcttccttAGCCCCGCCCCCTCCTGGCCCCGTCTCTAGCCTTACCTAAGTCGTAGGGTCTGCTCACAGCCCTCAACTCCTTATTTCCTTAAAGTGTCAGGACAAAGAGATAGGGCAAGGTGGTGGGTGCAGGCTTTCCAAGAATCTGGCTGGAATGGGGGATGAGGACCTAAAGTCACGTTTGCACAGAGGGGCAGTGTTTTACTCAGCCGATATTTACAGGGAGCCCTTTGAGGTCAGCTGGAGACGAGAGAAGGGACAAAGACTTCCTCCAAGACCGCTCTCAGCGCCAAGCATTATAACAAGGCACATGACATGGGTTCTCCCAAATTCCATACACTCCCATCAGGGTGGcatagggaagggaagggaaggcatcTGAAGGAAGGGCCAGCCTTGGTACCGACACTGATTACACACAGAAGCCAGTAGGCAGAGATTTATTTCCGAGGTTCCTGCCCCCAGGGGCCTGTCTGTCCCGGGGAGGGTGGCAGAAGGCAGTAGGACCCAGGAGTTTAGGTCCTCACCCTCGACCCCCTCCCACAACGGGAAGACCACCAGGTATGAGGGTGTCCCAGCTTTCCTGCCCAGGCTCAGCACCAGCTGAAACCCCAGCTCTACGTCTGACCCGGGCAGCGGTGGCCCAGGCTGTGGGTCAAGCCAGCTCTTTCCCCTCCggctcctccacctcctcctcggCCCCCGCCGTTGCTGGAATGCCCTCGTCGTCCCACGGCGGTTCAGACCCTGCGTCCGGGGAACACAGGGGCACCCCCATGGCTTCAGGGTGCTTGCGTTTGGCATGGCGCCGGAGCGTGTTGGCCTCCGTGAAGCGCAGCCGGCAGACAGGGCACTGGTAAGGGCGTTCCCCAGAGTGGACACGGTGGTGGTGGGCCAGCTCGCCTGCCTCGCGGAAGCGGCGAGGGCAGAGTGGGCAGCGGAAGGGCCGGAGGCCGGCATGGATGTTGCAGTGCCGCCGCAGGTGGCTGGACCGCTTGAAGGTCTTGCCGCAATCCTTGCACTCATGCGGCTTCAGCTCTGAGTGCGAGATGCTGTGGCGCTCCAGGTCAG
The genomic region above belongs to Neovison vison isolate M4711 chromosome 7, ASM_NN_V1, whole genome shotgun sequence and contains:
- the ZNF865 gene encoding zinc finger protein 865 isoform X2, which encodes MEANSAGSAAGGGGGSGIGGEDGVHFQSYPFDFLEFLNHQRFEPMELYGEHAKAVAALPCAPGPPPQPPPQPPPPQYDYPPQSTFKPKAEAPSSSSSSSSSSSSSSSSSQAKKPDPPLPPTFGPPPPPLFDAAFPAPQWGIVDLSGHQHLFGNLKRGGPASGPGVTPGLASPTGTPGPLPAPSQTPPGPATGAACDPSKDDKGYFRRLKYLMERRFPCGVCQKSFKQSSHLVQHMLVHSGERPYECGVCGRTYNHVSSLIRHRRCHKDVPPAAGGPPQPGAPLPPLGLPAPVAGAPPTTAPTPVSSGPPAPPPAAAASAAGAATGAATAAEGTGAPAGVGVPPPASGGGEGPFACPLCWKVFKKPSHLHQHQIIHTGEKPFSCSVCSKSFNRRESLKRHVKTHSADLLRLPCGVCGKAFRDAAYLLKHQAAHAGAGAAGPRPVYPCDLCGKSYSAPQSLLRHKAAHAPPAAPDAPKDAAASVPQPPPAFPAGPYLLPPDPQATDSEKAAAAAAAVVYGAVPVPLLGAHPLLLGGAGTSGAGGSGASVPGKTFCCGICGRGFGRRETLKRHERIHTGEKPHQCPVCGKRFRESFHLSKHHVVHTRERPYKCELCGKVFGYPQSLTRHRQVHRLQLPCALAGAAGLPATQGTPGACGPGASATSAGAADALSYACSDCGEHFPDLFHVMSHKEAHMAEKPYGCDACGKTFGFIENLMWHKLVHQAAPERLLPPAPGGPQPQDGSGSADAASVLDNGLAGEVGAAVAALAGVSGADDTSGTAVAGGSGGASSGPERFSCATCGQSFKHFLGLVTHKYVHLVRRTLGCGLCGQSFAGAYDLLLHRRSHRQKRGFRCPVCGKRFWEAALLMRHQRCHTEQRPYRCGVCGRGFLRSWYLRQHRVVHTGERAFKCGVCAKRFAQSSSLAEHRRLHAVARPQRCGACGKTFRYRSNLLEHQRLHLGERAYRCEHCGKGFFYLSSVLRHQRAHEPPRPELRCPACLKAFKDPGYFRKHLAAHQGGRPFRCSSCGEGFANTYGLKKHRLAHKAEGLGGPGAGAGTLAGKDA
- the ZNF865 gene encoding zinc finger protein 865 isoform X1 — translated: MECAPALGHVPPAPTAGALRPVCSIPSSSLQGLPSPTLPKMEANSAGSAAGGGGGSGIGGEDGVHFQSYPFDFLEFLNHQRFEPMELYGEHAKAVAALPCAPGPPPQPPPQPPPPQYDYPPQSTFKPKAEAPSSSSSSSSSSSSSSSSSQAKKPDPPLPPTFGPPPPPLFDAAFPAPQWGIVDLSGHQHLFGNLKRGGPASGPGVTPGLASPTGTPGPLPAPSQTPPGPATGAACDPSKDDKGYFRRLKYLMERRFPCGVCQKSFKQSSHLVQHMLVHSGERPYECGVCGRTYNHVSSLIRHRRCHKDVPPAAGGPPQPGAPLPPLGLPAPVAGAPPTTAPTPVSSGPPAPPPAAAASAAGAATGAATAAEGTGAPAGVGVPPPASGGGEGPFACPLCWKVFKKPSHLHQHQIIHTGEKPFSCSVCSKSFNRRESLKRHVKTHSADLLRLPCGVCGKAFRDAAYLLKHQAAHAGAGAAGPRPVYPCDLCGKSYSAPQSLLRHKAAHAPPAAPDAPKDAAASVPQPPPAFPAGPYLLPPDPQATDSEKAAAAAAAVVYGAVPVPLLGAHPLLLGGAGTSGAGGSGASVPGKTFCCGICGRGFGRRETLKRHERIHTGEKPHQCPVCGKRFRESFHLSKHHVVHTRERPYKCELCGKVFGYPQSLTRHRQVHRLQLPCALAGAAGLPATQGTPGACGPGASATSAGAADALSYACSDCGEHFPDLFHVMSHKEAHMAEKPYGCDACGKTFGFIENLMWHKLVHQAAPERLLPPAPGGPQPQDGSGSADAASVLDNGLAGEVGAAVAALAGVSGADDTSGTAVAGGSGGASSGPERFSCATCGQSFKHFLGLVTHKYVHLVRRTLGCGLCGQSFAGAYDLLLHRRSHRQKRGFRCPVCGKRFWEAALLMRHQRCHTEQRPYRCGVCGRGFLRSWYLRQHRVVHTGERAFKCGVCAKRFAQSSSLAEHRRLHAVARPQRCGACGKTFRYRSNLLEHQRLHLGERAYRCEHCGKGFFYLSSVLRHQRAHEPPRPELRCPACLKAFKDPGYFRKHLAAHQGGRPFRCSSCGEGFANTYGLKKHRLAHKAEGLGGPGAGAGTLAGKDA
- the ZNF524 gene encoding zinc finger protein 524, with amino-acid sequence MDTPSPDPLPSPLPGEEEKPLALPPPVPRGRRGRRPGGATSSNRTLKATLPRKRGRPTKSGQEPPLAQGVTAPVGGGSGSDLLLIDDQGVPYTVSEGSAAGLPGGSGPKKAPHFCPVCLRAFPYLSDLERHSISHSELKPHECKDCGKTFKRSSHLRRHCNIHAGLRPFRCPLCPRRFREAGELAHHHRVHSGERPYQCPVCRLRFTEANTLRRHAKRKHPEAMGVPLCSPDAGSEPPWDDEGIPATAGAEEEVEEPEGKELA